From a region of the Podarcis muralis chromosome 16, rPodMur119.hap1.1, whole genome shotgun sequence genome:
- the LOC114586486 gene encoding dual specificity protein phosphatase 10-like: MPPSPLEERIGVLQRPKTLALRLNHSFANGGTPGGGEKQPPAASRAPGQAAPAPAKAPCDEAVRRGTPGILQPNHSHTIDIKLTVGGVQSLSPERNVSLQLDLKQAETKPKGLTGPQLKVFLPQAKLKKRCFKENSKPAVLDTSTSSSCLSSPAMHPLKCGCRGCWRLMRCEDAGPKGGLLSLGCFSCRSSLRSLSCSSCSPPSVKKLGCLPCAPSSALRSLACLACNPSVKSGSSSCSFCSSDPIVAYDPRAGSSPAPSCGDDDDYSVRTIWPDELAKKMTRSRAQQQQQQQHVSPLILDCRNLMEYTKSQLQGAMRFGAADAAGRRRLQQGKMAMLDFISSRGGCDTRDSSLQRLWAKEPSGRASPEPLPASPPKPRKTQPSQNLHLVLDLLNKDGGQEGVGRRGSLIGPDVADGPDDLGPPLTPDLENAELSPILPFLFLGNERDAQDLERMLSLNVGHVLNVTTHLPLYHADSGRLRYKRLPATDNNRQDLRQYFEEAFEFIEEAHQSGKGVLIHCQAGVSRSATIVIAYLMKHTLMTMGDAYKYVKGRRPIISPNLNFMGQLLEFEVDLNAGVTPRILTPKLAGVETEV, translated from the exons ATGCCTCCCTCGCCTCTGGAAGAACGGATCGGCGTGCTGCAGCGACCCAAAACTTTGGCCTTGCGCCTCAACCACAGCTTTGCCAACGGGGGCACCCCAGGCGGTGGCGAGAAGCAGCCCCCGGCAGCCTCCAGAGCGCCTGGCCAGGCCGCCCCGGCTCCCGCGAAGGCGCCCTGCGACGAGGCCGTACGCCGGGGGACGCCGGGCATCCTGCAGCCCAACCACTCTCACACCATCGACATCAAGCTGACGGTGGGAGGCGTGCAGAGCCTGTCTCCTGAGAGGAACGTCTCCCTGCAGCTGGACCTCAAACAGGCCGAGACTAAGCCGAAAGGCCTCACTGGGCCCCAGCTGAAGGTCTTCTTGCCCCAGGCGAAGCTCAAGAAGCGCTGCTTCAAGGAGAACTCCAAACCGGCGGTGCTGGACACATCCACCAGCTCCTCCTGCCTCTCCAGTCCCGCCATGCACCCCCTCAAATGCGGTTGCCGCGGCTGCTGGCGCCTCATGCGCTGCGAGGACGCCGGCCCCAAGGGCGGCTTGCTCTCCCTGGGCTGCTTCTCTTGCCGCTCCAGTCTGCGCTCCCTCAGCTGCTCCAGCTGCAGCCCGCCGTCTGTCAAGAAGCTGGGGTGCTTGCCCTGCGCCCCCTCCTCGGCCCTGCGCTCCCTGGCCTGCCTGGCTTGCAACCCCTCGGTCAAGTCGGGCAGCTCCTCCTGCAGCTTCTGCAGCAGCGACCCCATCGTGGCCTACGACCCCCGGGCAGGCTCCTCCCCGGCCCCCAGCTGCGGGGACGACGACGACTACAGCGTCCGCACCATCTGGCCCGACGAGCTGGCCAAGAAAATGACACGGTCCCgggcgcaacagcagcagcagcagcagcacgtcTCCCCGCTCATCCTGGACTGCCGCAACCTGATGGAATACACCAAGAGCCAGCTCCAGGGCGCCATGCGCTTCGGGGCAGCCGACGCAGCGGGCCGGAGGCGGCTCCAGCAGGGGAAGATGGCCATGCTGGATTTCATCTCCTCGCGGGGAGGCTGCGACACAAGGGACTCCTCGCTGCAGCGCCTCTGGGCCAAGGAGCCCAGCGGCCGCGCCAGTCCGGAGCCTCTCCCCGCCAGCCCCCCCAAGCCCCGCAAAACACAGCCCTCCCAGAATCTCCACCTGGTGCTGGATCTGCTCAACAAAgatggggggcaggaaggggtcgGACGGAGAG GCAGTCTGATTGGGCCAGATGTTGCGGACGGCCCAGATGACTTGGGCCCCCCACTCACGCCTGACCTGGAGAACGCCGAGCTGAGCCCCATTCTGCCCTTCCTGTTCCTGGGCAACGAACGAGACGCGCAGGACCTCGAACGGATGCTGAGCCTCAACGTGGGGCACGTTCTCAACGTCACCACCCACCTGCCCCTGTACCACGCCGACAGCGGGCGCCTGCGCTACAAGCGCCTCCCCGCCACCGACAACAACCGCCAGGACCTGCGCCAATACTTCGAGGAAGCTTTTGAGTTCATTG AGGAGGCACACCAGAGCGGCAAAGGAGTCCTCATCCACTGCCAGGCCGGCGTCTCCCGCTCGGCCACCATCGTCATCGCCTACCTGATGAAGCACACTCTCATGACCATGGGCGACGCCTACAAATATGTCAAAGGCCGAAGACCCATCATCTCGCCCAACCTCAACTTCATGGGGCAACTGCTGGAGTTCGAAGTGGACCTCAACGCCGGCGTCACGCCCCGGATCCTCACCCCCAAGCTGGCCGGAGTGGAGACCGAGGTGTGA
- the SPINDOC gene encoding spindlin interactor and repressor of chromatin-binding protein isoform X1, producing the protein MFCTCTQQRGRGYPVFQQAGKLYPCVHPNNTLKCTVNSRVCSLALYVSPVWPSDPRPHPGSRGLKTKKTFVGFCCASPTETLMALKAEAPLLDYLKVSLKCKTEKEKEKVAAGHLLPSCPPVRLDGPHADPVDRGERLVVIPVAEVGPEEAGSSWSEEYLIAESSGGSQPVCMVCGGNLSASGPVAARKHILEHHAHSLDFSFEEKRNILEAWSEGVVLPEPEPQPSPAGDPGKSKQPAEIEVLLDSEERQPASRKRGHLRARCDPERRSQGQQRRHSLSAIKDTSKHPSKTTGKEWLSECGVPGSAPAEIRIFTDGTFPAGFALKLYCRTQPEPPQDSEAKPGPRKRAVDRKCSVSLLRLHSTDPPPRQLCPPRDPAPRALANAPGSNAKDCDAKPRRQRAAAGSEDAPLLAKSFNPTWRARFLVDFDAAANHLVCMVCEYPLRRICLATVKQHILQCHAETLHLPREVRRTIREVWESRGQSPSAAPRK; encoded by the exons ATGTTTTGCACATGTACTCAGCAAAGAGGAAGGGGGTATCCTGTATTCCAGCAGGCTGGCAAACTTTATCCTTGCGTTCATCCAAATAACACATTAAAATGTACAGTGAACAGCAGAGTGTGCAGTTTGGCTCTGTATGTCTCCCCTGTATGGCCCTCGGATCCCCGCCCGCATCCTGGTTCCCGTGGCCTGAAGACAAAGAAGACTTTT GTGGGCTTTTGTTGTGCCAGCCCCACCGAAACCCTCATGGCACTGAAGGCAGAAGCTCCCCTCTTGGACTACCTCAAGGTCTCTTTGAAGTGCAAaacggagaaggagaaggagaaagtggCCGCAGGGCATCTGCTCCCCAGCTGCCCCCCAGTCAGGCTGGATGGGCCCCACGCAGATCCCGTGGACAGAG GAGAGCGGCTGGTTGTAATCCCGGTGGCCGAGGTTGGCCCAGAAGAGGCAGGCAGCTCCTGGAGTGAGGAGTACCTGATTGCCGAGAGCTCGGGGGGCAGCCAGCCAGTGTGCATGGTGTGCGGCGGCAACCTGAGCGCCTCGGGGCCTGTGGCCGCCCGCAAACACATTCTGGAGCATCACGCCCACTCCTTGGACTTCAGCTTCGAAGAGAAGCGCAACATCCTGGAAGCCTGGAGCGAAGGGGTGGTGCTTCCTGAGCCAGAGCCACAACCTTCCCCTGCAG GCGACCCCGGCAAGAGCAAGCAGCCGGCTGAGATAGAGGTGCTCCTCGATTCGGAGGAGCGGCAGCCGGCGAGTCGGAAGCGTGGGCACCTGAGAGCGCGCTGCG ACCCTGAACGGCGATCACAAGGCCAGCAGAGGCGGCACAGCTTGAGCGCCATCAAAGACACGAGCAAGCATCCCAGCAAGACCACAG GGAAGGAATGGCTCTCCGAATGTGGGGTCCCAGGCTCGGCACCTGCCGAAATCCGTATCTTCACGGACGGCACTTTCCCAGCTGGCTTTGCCTTGAAACTGTACTGCCGGACTCAACCGG AACCACCCCAGGACTCTGAAGCAAAGCCAGGCCCAAGGAAGAGAGCAGTGG ATCGCAAATGCTCGGTGTCTTTACTTCGGCTCCACTCCACGGATCCTCCTCCCCGCCAGCTCTGCCCACCACGGGACCCTGCCCCTCGCGCCCTGGCCAACGCCCCCGGCAGCAACGCCAAAGATTGCGACGCCAAGCCCCGCCGGCAGCGGGCGGCAGCGGGCAGCGAGGACGCCCCTCTCCTGGCCAAGAGCTTCAACCCCACCTGGCGCGCCCGCTTCCTCGTGGACTTTGACGCCGCGGCCAACCACCTGGTCTGCATGGTGTGCGAGTACCCTCTGCGCCGCATCTGCCTGGCCACCGTCAAGCAGCACATCCTCCAGTGCCACGCCGAGACCCTCCACCTCCCGCGGGAGGTCCGCCGCACCATCCGTGAAGTCTGGGAGAGCAGGGGCCAGTCCCCCTCTGCGGCCCCCAGGAAATGA
- the SPINDOC gene encoding spindlin interactor and repressor of chromatin-binding protein isoform X3, with translation MALKAEAPLLDYLKVSLKCKTEKEKEKVAAGHLLPSCPPVRLDGPHADPVDRGERLVVIPVAEVGPEEAGSSWSEEYLIAESSGGSQPVCMVCGGNLSASGPVAARKHILEHHAHSLDFSFEEKRNILEAWSEGVVLPEPEPQPSPAGDPGKSKQPAEIEVLLDSEERQPASRKRGHLRARCDPERRSQGQQRRHSLSAIKDTSKHPSKTTGKEWLSECGVPGSAPAEIRIFTDGTFPAGFALKLYCRTQPEPPQDSEAKPGPRKRAVDRKCSVSLLRLHSTDPPPRQLCPPRDPAPRALANAPGSNAKDCDAKPRRQRAAAGSEDAPLLAKSFNPTWRARFLVDFDAAANHLVCMVCEYPLRRICLATVKQHILQCHAETLHLPREVRRTIREVWESRGQSPSAAPRK, from the exons ATGGCACTGAAGGCAGAAGCTCCCCTCTTGGACTACCTCAAGGTCTCTTTGAAGTGCAAaacggagaaggagaaggagaaagtggCCGCAGGGCATCTGCTCCCCAGCTGCCCCCCAGTCAGGCTGGATGGGCCCCACGCAGATCCCGTGGACAGAG GAGAGCGGCTGGTTGTAATCCCGGTGGCCGAGGTTGGCCCAGAAGAGGCAGGCAGCTCCTGGAGTGAGGAGTACCTGATTGCCGAGAGCTCGGGGGGCAGCCAGCCAGTGTGCATGGTGTGCGGCGGCAACCTGAGCGCCTCGGGGCCTGTGGCCGCCCGCAAACACATTCTGGAGCATCACGCCCACTCCTTGGACTTCAGCTTCGAAGAGAAGCGCAACATCCTGGAAGCCTGGAGCGAAGGGGTGGTGCTTCCTGAGCCAGAGCCACAACCTTCCCCTGCAG GCGACCCCGGCAAGAGCAAGCAGCCGGCTGAGATAGAGGTGCTCCTCGATTCGGAGGAGCGGCAGCCGGCGAGTCGGAAGCGTGGGCACCTGAGAGCGCGCTGCG ACCCTGAACGGCGATCACAAGGCCAGCAGAGGCGGCACAGCTTGAGCGCCATCAAAGACACGAGCAAGCATCCCAGCAAGACCACAG GGAAGGAATGGCTCTCCGAATGTGGGGTCCCAGGCTCGGCACCTGCCGAAATCCGTATCTTCACGGACGGCACTTTCCCAGCTGGCTTTGCCTTGAAACTGTACTGCCGGACTCAACCGG AACCACCCCAGGACTCTGAAGCAAAGCCAGGCCCAAGGAAGAGAGCAGTGG ATCGCAAATGCTCGGTGTCTTTACTTCGGCTCCACTCCACGGATCCTCCTCCCCGCCAGCTCTGCCCACCACGGGACCCTGCCCCTCGCGCCCTGGCCAACGCCCCCGGCAGCAACGCCAAAGATTGCGACGCCAAGCCCCGCCGGCAGCGGGCGGCAGCGGGCAGCGAGGACGCCCCTCTCCTGGCCAAGAGCTTCAACCCCACCTGGCGCGCCCGCTTCCTCGTGGACTTTGACGCCGCGGCCAACCACCTGGTCTGCATGGTGTGCGAGTACCCTCTGCGCCGCATCTGCCTGGCCACCGTCAAGCAGCACATCCTCCAGTGCCACGCCGAGACCCTCCACCTCCCGCGGGAGGTCCGCCGCACCATCCGTGAAGTCTGGGAGAGCAGGGGCCAGTCCCCCTCTGCGGCCCCCAGGAAATGA
- the SPINDOC gene encoding spindlin interactor and repressor of chromatin-binding protein isoform X2 yields the protein MFCTCTQQRGRGYPVFQQAGKLYPCVHPNNTLKCTVNSRVCSLALYVSPVWPSDPRPHPGSRGLKTKKTFVGFCCASPTETLMALKAEAPLLDYLKVSLKCKTEKEKEKVAAGHLLPSCPPVRLDGPHADPVDRGERLVVIPVAEVGPEEAGSSWSEEYLIAESSGGSQPVCMVCGGNLSASGPVAARKHILEHHAHSLDFSFEEKRNILEAWSEGVVLPEPEPQPSPADPERRSQGQQRRHSLSAIKDTSKHPSKTTGKEWLSECGVPGSAPAEIRIFTDGTFPAGFALKLYCRTQPEPPQDSEAKPGPRKRAVDRKCSVSLLRLHSTDPPPRQLCPPRDPAPRALANAPGSNAKDCDAKPRRQRAAAGSEDAPLLAKSFNPTWRARFLVDFDAAANHLVCMVCEYPLRRICLATVKQHILQCHAETLHLPREVRRTIREVWESRGQSPSAAPRK from the exons ATGTTTTGCACATGTACTCAGCAAAGAGGAAGGGGGTATCCTGTATTCCAGCAGGCTGGCAAACTTTATCCTTGCGTTCATCCAAATAACACATTAAAATGTACAGTGAACAGCAGAGTGTGCAGTTTGGCTCTGTATGTCTCCCCTGTATGGCCCTCGGATCCCCGCCCGCATCCTGGTTCCCGTGGCCTGAAGACAAAGAAGACTTTT GTGGGCTTTTGTTGTGCCAGCCCCACCGAAACCCTCATGGCACTGAAGGCAGAAGCTCCCCTCTTGGACTACCTCAAGGTCTCTTTGAAGTGCAAaacggagaaggagaaggagaaagtggCCGCAGGGCATCTGCTCCCCAGCTGCCCCCCAGTCAGGCTGGATGGGCCCCACGCAGATCCCGTGGACAGAG GAGAGCGGCTGGTTGTAATCCCGGTGGCCGAGGTTGGCCCAGAAGAGGCAGGCAGCTCCTGGAGTGAGGAGTACCTGATTGCCGAGAGCTCGGGGGGCAGCCAGCCAGTGTGCATGGTGTGCGGCGGCAACCTGAGCGCCTCGGGGCCTGTGGCCGCCCGCAAACACATTCTGGAGCATCACGCCCACTCCTTGGACTTCAGCTTCGAAGAGAAGCGCAACATCCTGGAAGCCTGGAGCGAAGGGGTGGTGCTTCCTGAGCCAGAGCCACAACCTTCCCCTGCAG ACCCTGAACGGCGATCACAAGGCCAGCAGAGGCGGCACAGCTTGAGCGCCATCAAAGACACGAGCAAGCATCCCAGCAAGACCACAG GGAAGGAATGGCTCTCCGAATGTGGGGTCCCAGGCTCGGCACCTGCCGAAATCCGTATCTTCACGGACGGCACTTTCCCAGCTGGCTTTGCCTTGAAACTGTACTGCCGGACTCAACCGG AACCACCCCAGGACTCTGAAGCAAAGCCAGGCCCAAGGAAGAGAGCAGTGG ATCGCAAATGCTCGGTGTCTTTACTTCGGCTCCACTCCACGGATCCTCCTCCCCGCCAGCTCTGCCCACCACGGGACCCTGCCCCTCGCGCCCTGGCCAACGCCCCCGGCAGCAACGCCAAAGATTGCGACGCCAAGCCCCGCCGGCAGCGGGCGGCAGCGGGCAGCGAGGACGCCCCTCTCCTGGCCAAGAGCTTCAACCCCACCTGGCGCGCCCGCTTCCTCGTGGACTTTGACGCCGCGGCCAACCACCTGGTCTGCATGGTGTGCGAGTACCCTCTGCGCCGCATCTGCCTGGCCACCGTCAAGCAGCACATCCTCCAGTGCCACGCCGAGACCCTCCACCTCCCGCGGGAGGTCCGCCGCACCATCCGTGAAGTCTGGGAGAGCAGGGGCCAGTCCCCCTCTGCGGCCCCCAGGAAATGA